Within Triticum dicoccoides isolate Atlit2015 ecotype Zavitan chromosome 1B, WEW_v2.0, whole genome shotgun sequence, the genomic segment ATAGTTACCACTTTTTTTAAGTATTACAGTATGAGACGTTTTACGATatttgctagagttgctctaaggcaAAATCTTCTTAGGAGGTAGCTCCTCGGTCTTAAGGATGCTGGTCCTGGCAACCATTTCCGCCGTCGTTTTTAAGTTTTATTATAATGAAAATGACGTGCAACTAttgttgcttgttcttgaaaaagaTATCTGCGAGCAGAATCAACGGGCAGACCTAGTCTAAGTGGTCAGTGTTGTAGGTAGGTCATTAGTAGGTAAACTAACACACATCCAGCCAGTGTGTTTGCATGATTGTGTGATTGATGATAATCTAGAGTAGATCCGACGTGACCATGCATATTAATTTCCTATTCGATCTGCATGGCGCCGGCCGTGTCATGCGGGACTCAGGCAGGGCTTAACCGAGCCGTCGCTTTCGGGTGAATTATTATGGAAATTGCTTTCGAAGGCCGAGCACCATGAAGGCCTTCAAATGCAAAATTCCAAATTCATGAAAATTTATATTTTTACTTTTAAAAAAAGTCTGAAAAAATATTAGAGTAGCATTTTTCTTTTCGGGTGAATTGTGCTAGCATCCTGTGCTCGTGTTTTTTCTATCATATACTACTACTAGGAATTTGCTATATCCGCTGCGTGTGCGTCTCTGACATGCATGCCGTTCCGAGAGAAGTGGCCCGACACTACACTATAAAATGGCGCGAGTATCTACGTTTGAGCGTTCCGACCAAGCGGACACGACGGCAGGACGGGTGCAGTGCACGCACGCTGGCGCCTTGGATACTTGCGCCACGGGCTACGTTTACATAAACTTTTACTGCCGACCCTGGCCCTGGAGCAATAGTAGGCGTAAGTTCAATCCTCGTGGGTCGGGCTAAAAGCGAAAGGTTAATCTGCTCGAGGCCTGCACATACGTACGCATTTCTATTTTCTGCGCTCGTGAGCACCAATGTCCGCATCCTAGAAGACGGTGCGCCCGTGCATTGGGGCAGTATGTTTGAGGCTGAGCCCAAGGCGCTGCCAAACGAGCTCTGTGGCTGTGGCTACCCCACGCCGTGTTGGAAACACGAATTTGTTACTTTTGTGCGACAGAGGATTGATTGTCCCTTGGTTTCTTCTGGTTCAAAATTCAAAATACGGGTGGGCGTTGCAGATGTGAGATGCGTCGTCGTCTGGGAGTGAACACGAATAAATGGTTATTATTCCATATTTCCACGAAGCATAAATGCGGGTCGTGCCGCCCTTTCCCAGATATGCGTGACCCGGGTCCTCTGTTTTCCTCGCGGGGGAATCATCAACCATCACCGGCGGGACTCTCGTCCACGTCGAGCACCCACCCTGTGCATACGCGCGTTCACGCCACCGTCGTCAAAAAGGTGGTGCCCTGTCCCTGCACGTGCCAGCCGGCTATTGACCCcgatagcgccgccgccgcccgttccACCGCGTTTTACACGaatggcctcaccgtcgtccaccggcaCGGCGCGGCCCCACAGGAAATATCTCCCCCGGGTTCACGAGCGTGCCAACGAAAGGTGGCACCGGAATCCGATTCCGACCGGGCCAGCTATCCCCATGCGCATCCAGGGGCACGAGATGGGGGTTGGGGTCCCCGCGGCAGCAGTCAGCGGCACGTAGATCCACCGGGCCGCGGACACAGTAGGAGCAGTACTACGCCCCACACCGATGCAATGAAACGCCATCATTTTACACCAGTGCCGCAGCTGCGCCAGCGCCACTGCCCTCCAGCTCACAGCCAGTGCCACTGCTNNNNNNNNNNNNNNNNNNNNNNNNNNNNNNNNNNNNNNNNNNNNNNNNNNNNNNNNNNNNNNNNNNNNNNNNNNNNNNNNNNNNNNNNNNNNNNNNNNNNNNNNNNNNNNNNNNNNNNNNNNNNNNNNNNNNNNNNNNNNNNNNNNNNNNNNNNNNNNNNNNNNNNNNNNNNNNNNNNNNNNNNNNNNNNNNNNNNNNNNNNNNNNNNNNNNNNNNNNNNNNNNNNNNNNNNNNNNNNNNNNNNNNNNNNNNNNNNNNNNNNNNNNNNNNNNNNNNNNNNNNNNNNNNNNNNNNNNNNNNNNNNNNNNNNNNNNNNNNNNNNNNNNNNNNNNNNNNNNNNNNNNNNNNNNNNNNNNNNNNNNNNNNNNNNNNNNNNNNNNNNNNNNNNNNNNNNNNNNNNNNNNNNNNNNNNNNNNNNNNTGCCACCTTGCTGTATAAAGACGGGCTCGGCCCGAGCGAGCCGGAGCCCATCGTCGCCACACCCACCGGCCCCACTCCACCTCACCGCCGCCATTGCAGCCTCTCATGGAGTCCCGGTGGGTTATCGCGTTCCTCTTCCTGTCCCTGCAGCCGCTGCTCGGCGCGTCCTACCTGCGGGCGAGGAAGAACTACATCGTGCACCTCGACCCGAGGGGCGGCCCCGTCGACTCCGTCGAGGAGTGGCACCGCTCCTTCCTCCCGAGGACGGCCGCGCTCGAATCTGAGGTGGAGGCGGACGGCGGCGCCAAGGACCATGGCCCGCGCATCATATACTCCTACAGCGACGTGTTCACCGGCTTCGCCGCGCGGCTCACGGACGAGGAGGCCGAGGCGCTGAGGTCCACGGAGGGGTGCCTCAGGCTGTACCCGGAGGTGTTCTTGCCGCTCGCCACCACCCGCTCGCCCGGcttcctcggcctccacctcgggaACGAGGGGTTCTGGAGTCGCTCCGGGTTCGGCCGCGGGGTGGTGATTGGCATCTTGGACACGGGGATCCTGCCCAGCCACCCTTCCTTCGGCGACGACGGCCTCGAGCCGCCGCCCAAGACCTGGAAGGGCACGTGCGAGTTCAAGGCCGTCGCCGGCGGCGGATGCAACAACAAGATCATCGGGGCGCGCGCGTTCGGCAGCGCCGCCGTCAACTCGTCGGCGCCGCCGGTGGACGACGCGGGCCACGGCACGCACACGGCCAGCACGGCCGCGGGCAACTTCGTGGAGAACGCCAACGTCCGGGGCAACGCGGACGGCACGGCCTCGGGGATGGCGCCGCACGCGCACCTGGCGATATACAAGGTCTGTACTCGCAGCCGCTGCTCTATCATGGACATCATCGCTGGGCTGGACGCCGCCGTCAAGGACGGCGTCGACGTGCTGTCCTTCTCCATCGGCGCGCAATCCGGCACGCAGTTCAACTACGATCCCATCGCCATCGCGGCGTTCCAGGCCATGGAGCGCGGCATCTTCGTCAGCTGCGCGGCGGGCAACGCCGGTCCGGACCCGGGCTCCGTCGGCAACGGGGCGCCTTGGATGCTCACCGTCGCGGCCGGCACCATGGACCGCGCGATACGCACCACCGTGAGGCTCGGCAACGGCGAGGAGTTCGACGGCGAGTCCCTGTTCCAGCCGGGCAACAACTCCGCCGCGAAGCCGCTTCCGCTCGTGTACCCCGGCGCCGACGGCTCCGACACTAGCCGTGATTGCAGCGTGCTGCGCGGAGCCGAGGTGAGCGACAAGGTGGTGCTCTGCGAGAGCAGAGGCCTAAACGGCCGCATCGAAGCTGGCCAGACCGTGTCCGCGTACGGCGGCTTGGGCATGATCGTCATGAACAGAGCAGCCGAAGGGTACACCACCTTCGCCGACCCGCATGTCCTCCCTGCGACGCACCTGAGCTACGATGCCGGGACCAAGATCGCGGCCTACATTAACTCCACGGCCAACCCGACGGCGAGCATCGCGTTCAAGGGCACAGTCATGG encodes:
- the LOC119335932 gene encoding subtilisin-like protease 4, which translates into the protein MESRWVIAFLFLSLQPLLGASYLRARKNYIVHLDPRGGPVDSVEEWHRSFLPRTAALESEVEADGGAKDHGPRIIYSYSDVFTGFAARLTDEEAEALRSTEGCLRLYPEVFLPLATTRSPGFLGLHLGNEGFWSRSGFGRGVVIGILDTGILPSHPSFGDDGLEPPPKTWKGTCEFKAVAGGGCNNKIIGARAFGSAAVNSSAPPVDDAGHGTHTASTAAGNFVENANVRGNADGTASGMAPHAHLAIYKVCTRSRCSIMDIIAGLDAAVKDGVDVLSFSIGAQSGTQFNYDPIAIAAFQAMERGIFVSCAAGNAGPDPGSVGNGAPWMLTVAAGTMDRAIRTTVRLGNGEEFDGESLFQPGNNSAAKPLPLVYPGADGSDTSRDCSVLRGAEVSDKVVLCESRGLNGRIEAGQTVSAYGGLGMIVMNRAAEGYTTFADPHVLPATHLSYDAGTKIAAYINSTANPTASIAFKGTVMGALPAPAVTFFSSRGPSKASPGILKPDITGPGMNILAAWAPSESHTEFSDGGVGLSFFVESGTSMSTPHLSGIAALIKSLHPDWSPAAIKSAIMTTSDAVDRTGVPLKDEQYRHATFYAMGAGYVNPALAFDPGLVYDLHADDYLPYLCGLGLGDEGVTEIAHRPVTCANLKATTEAELNYPSLVVNLLAQPITVNRTVTNVGKPNSVYTAVVDMPKDVSVTVQPPMLRFTEAKEKQSFTVTVRWAGQPSVAGAEGNLKWVSDDHIVRSPIVVPPKAA